A window from Pseudooceanicola algae encodes these proteins:
- the galU gene encoding UTP--glucose-1-phosphate uridylyltransferase GalU produces MKNKVTKAIFPVAGLGTRFLPATKSVPKEIMTLVDRPLIQYAIDEARAAGIKEFIFVTSRGKSALEDYFDHSPVLEADLTAKGKTELLDVLKSTYMDSGAIAYIRQHKALGLGHAVWCARRLIGDEPFAVILPDDVIAAEKPCLQQMIEAFEEQPASMVAAMEVAPAKTKSYGILDVEKDMGNVVSVKGMVEKPKEGEAPSNLAVIGRYVLQNSVMQNLNQGKTGAGGEIQLTDAIADEITAGRPVHGFRFKGQRFDCGSKAGFLQATVAFGLGRDDLREELLGYLEDVMHVEHAAQ; encoded by the coding sequence GTGAAAAACAAAGTTACCAAAGCCATTTTCCCGGTTGCGGGCCTGGGCACGCGTTTCCTTCCGGCGACCAAATCGGTGCCGAAGGAAATCATGACGCTGGTCGACCGGCCGCTGATCCAATACGCGATCGACGAAGCCCGCGCCGCCGGAATCAAGGAATTCATCTTCGTGACCTCGCGCGGGAAATCCGCGCTTGAGGACTACTTCGACCACTCGCCCGTGCTCGAGGCGGACCTGACGGCCAAGGGCAAGACCGAATTGCTCGACGTGCTGAAATCCACCTACATGGACAGCGGCGCCATCGCCTATATCCGCCAGCACAAGGCGCTTGGTCTGGGGCACGCCGTCTGGTGCGCGCGGCGCCTGATCGGGGACGAACCCTTTGCGGTGATCCTGCCCGATGACGTGATCGCAGCCGAGAAGCCCTGCCTGCAGCAGATGATCGAAGCCTTCGAGGAACAGCCCGCGTCCATGGTCGCCGCCATGGAAGTCGCCCCGGCCAAGACGAAATCCTACGGGATCCTCGACGTCGAAAAGGACATGGGCAATGTCGTTTCGGTCAAGGGCATGGTCGAGAAGCCCAAGGAAGGCGAAGCGCCGTCGAACCTGGCGGTAATCGGGCGTTACGTGCTGCAGAATTCGGTGATGCAGAACCTCAACCAGGGCAAGACCGGTGCCGGCGGAGAGATCCAGCTGACCGACGCCATCGCGGACGAGATCACCGCGGGTCGCCCGGTGCACGGTTTCCGTTTCAAGGGCCAGCGTTTCGACTGCGGCTCCAAGGCAGGCTTCCTGCAGGCCACCGTCGCCTTCGGTTTGGGGCGTGACGACCTGCGCGAGGAGCTTCTGGGCTATCTCGAAGACGTCATGCATGTTGAACACGCCGCGCAATAA
- the galE gene encoding UDP-glucose 4-epimerase GalE: MEHVLVTGGAGYIGSHACKALKKDGFTPVTYDSLVTGWKDSVKFGPFEQGDLLDRARLDEVFATYKPVAVMHFAALSQVGESMKEPGLYWRNNVMGSLSLIEAAAASGVKNFVFSSTCATYGEQDNVVLDESSVQKPINSYGASKRAVEDILANFGEAYGLQHVIFRYFNVAGADPEGEIGEHHRPETHLIPIMLEAIDGTRPALTIFGTDYETPDGTCIRDYVHVCDLVDAHVLGLKWLMDGKGSRVFNLGTGDGFSVREVIEQSRAVTNKAVPYEEGPRRAGDCTKLVSGSTRAEVELGWTPDRSNMNQMIEDAWNWHRTGHYDG, encoded by the coding sequence TTGGAACATGTGCTTGTAACCGGGGGTGCGGGCTATATCGGCTCGCACGCCTGTAAAGCATTGAAAAAGGACGGGTTTACTCCGGTCACCTATGACAGCCTCGTCACCGGCTGGAAGGATTCGGTGAAATTCGGCCCCTTCGAGCAGGGTGACCTTCTGGACCGCGCCCGTCTGGACGAGGTCTTTGCGACGTACAAGCCGGTCGCCGTGATGCATTTCGCCGCCCTGTCCCAGGTCGGTGAAAGCATGAAGGAGCCGGGTCTGTACTGGCGCAACAACGTGATGGGATCGCTGTCCCTGATCGAAGCGGCGGCGGCGTCGGGAGTGAAGAATTTCGTCTTCTCCTCCACCTGCGCGACCTACGGGGAACAGGACAACGTGGTGCTGGACGAAAGCTCGGTCCAGAAGCCGATCAATTCCTATGGGGCCTCAAAGCGCGCGGTCGAGGATATCCTGGCCAACTTCGGCGAGGCCTATGGGCTGCAGCACGTGATTTTCCGTTATTTCAACGTGGCGGGGGCGGATCCCGAAGGCGAAATTGGCGAACATCACCGCCCGGAAACCCACCTGATCCCGATCATGCTGGAAGCCATCGACGGCACGCGCCCGGCGCTGACCATCTTCGGCACGGATTACGAAACGCCTGATGGCACCTGCATCCGCGACTACGTTCATGTTTGCGATCTGGTCGACGCCCATGTGCTTGGCCTGAAATGGCTGATGGACGGCAAGGGCAGCCGGGTGTTCAACCTTGGCACCGGCGACGGTTTCTCGGTCCGCGAGGTGATCGAACAAAGCCGCGCGGTGACCAACAAGGCGGTGCCCTACGAAGAGGGCCCGCGCCGCGCCGGCGATTGTACCAAGCTCGTTTCCGGCTCGACTCGCGCTGAGGTGGAGTTGGGCTGGACGCCGGATCGTTCCAACATGAACCAGATGATCGAAGATGCCTGGAACTGGCACAGGACAGGCCATTACGACGGCTGA
- the hpf gene encoding ribosome hibernation-promoting factor, HPF/YfiA family has product MLYQIAGKQIDIGDALQEHVKDSLDTAVGKYANRPTDANVTFSKAAHEFICEATVHLSTGLTAQAKARAPEIYAAFDSCCAKMEKQLRRYKRRLKDHHKTRVEQVELLGASSYILASDQEGEESEPETLQPVIVAEMETQIPSLSVGEAVMHMELAGAPVLVFRNEGKDGVNVVYRRDDGNIGWIDPRN; this is encoded by the coding sequence ATGCTCTACCAGATTGCCGGAAAACAGATCGACATCGGAGATGCCCTGCAGGAGCACGTGAAGGATTCGCTCGATACGGCGGTGGGCAAATATGCCAATCGTCCGACAGATGCGAACGTGACCTTTTCGAAGGCCGCGCATGAATTCATCTGCGAAGCGACGGTGCATCTGTCGACCGGGCTGACCGCCCAGGCCAAGGCCCGCGCCCCTGAAATCTACGCCGCCTTCGACAGTTGCTGCGCCAAGATGGAAAAGCAGCTGCGCCGATACAAGCGCCGGTTGAAGGATCACCATAAAACACGGGTGGAGCAGGTTGAACTTCTGGGGGCTTCCTCCTATATCCTCGCCTCGGATCAGGAAGGCGAAGAATCGGAACCCGAGACGCTGCAGCCCGTTATCGTTGCAGAGATGGAAACTCAGATCCCGTCGCTTTCGGTCGGAGAGGCCGTCATGCATATGGAACTGGCCGGTGCGCCGGTGCTTGTCTTCCGCAACGAAGGCAAGGATGGGGTCAACGTCGTCTATCGTCGGGATGACGGAAACATCGGCTGGATAGATCCAAGGAACTGA
- a CDS encoding PTS sugar transporter subunit IIA: MKLSQILKPDAIKVISSASSKKRLLQDVGDLAHSAYHLDQEHVVEALLERESLGPTGVGHGVALPHARLAGIDEVSGIFLRLEKPVDFDSVDRQPVDIVFALFAPEEAGVEHLKALALVSRTLRDSLLCKKLRANADAATLHAILISEQDMKAA, translated from the coding sequence ATGAAACTGTCACAGATTCTAAAGCCCGATGCGATCAAGGTGATCTCGTCGGCCTCCAGCAAGAAACGTCTCTTGCAGGATGTCGGCGACCTTGCGCATTCGGCCTATCACCTGGACCAGGAGCACGTCGTCGAGGCCCTTCTGGAGCGGGAGAGCCTTGGACCGACAGGTGTCGGCCATGGCGTCGCCCTGCCCCATGCCCGGCTTGCCGGGATCGACGAGGTGTCCGGCATCTTCCTGCGGCTTGAAAAACCGGTCGATTTCGACTCGGTCGACCGGCAGCCGGTGGATATCGTCTTCGCGCTTTTCGCCCCCGAGGAGGCTGGCGTCGAACATCTGAAGGCACTGGCCCTGGTCTCGCGCACCCTGCGCGACAGCCTGCTGTGCAAGAAGCTGCGCGCCAATGCGGATGCGGCCACGCTGCATGCGATCCTGATCTCGGAGCAGGACATGAAAGCCGCCTGA
- a CDS encoding glycosyltransferase family 2 protein, giving the protein MRITERYRLRVERRRYLLRALRKGRVLRNIANRTRKIRPTDILLFCTLRNENVRLPYFLEYYRQMGVDHFFFVDNDSTDGSREYLSAQPDCSVWHTDASYRRSRFGMDWITRLQLAHAHGHWSLVVDPDEFFVFPFCDTRPLSALTDWLDDSSIRSFSAMLLDMYPKGPLDAQPYRSGQNPIEIASWFDSGNYTIRRNRVYNNLWIQGGPRARVFFADRPEVAPALNKIPLVKWDRAFAYVSSTHMLLPRGLNLVFDEWGGEKASGVLLHTKFLDTFSAKAKEELHRRQHYGASREYIAYHEHMEGEPELWSKWSEKYINWRQLEILGLMSKGNWA; this is encoded by the coding sequence GTGCGCATAACAGAACGCTATCGTTTGAGAGTTGAGAGGCGGAGGTATCTGCTGCGGGCTCTCCGAAAGGGACGCGTTCTGCGAAACATTGCGAACCGCACGCGCAAGATCCGCCCCACCGACATCCTGTTGTTCTGCACCCTTCGCAACGAAAATGTCCGCCTGCCATACTTTCTGGAATATTACCGGCAGATGGGCGTCGATCATTTCTTTTTCGTCGACAACGACAGCACCGACGGGTCACGGGAATACCTGTCAGCGCAGCCAGATTGCAGCGTCTGGCACACCGATGCGAGCTATCGCAGATCGCGCTTCGGCATGGACTGGATCACCCGGTTGCAACTGGCCCACGCCCATGGGCATTGGTCCCTGGTCGTCGATCCGGATGAATTCTTTGTCTTCCCGTTCTGTGACACGCGGCCCCTGTCGGCGCTGACGGACTGGCTGGACGACAGTTCCATCCGCAGCTTTTCCGCCATGTTGCTGGACATGTATCCCAAGGGTCCGCTGGATGCGCAGCCTTATCGGTCGGGTCAGAACCCGATTGAGATCGCGTCGTGGTTCGACAGCGGCAATTACACGATCCGGCGCAACAGGGTCTACAACAACCTCTGGATCCAGGGGGGGCCCCGGGCGCGGGTGTTCTTCGCTGACCGGCCAGAGGTCGCGCCGGCGCTGAACAAGATTCCACTGGTGAAATGGGACCGCGCCTTTGCCTATGTCAGTTCCACCCATATGCTGTTGCCCAGGGGCCTGAACCTTGTCTTTGACGAATGGGGGGGAGAAAAGGCCAGCGGCGTTCTTCTGCATACCAAGTTTCTCGACACGTTTTCCGCCAAGGCAAAAGAGGAACTGCATCGGCGTCAGCATTATGGTGCCAGCCGGGAATACATCGCCTATCATGAACATATGGAAGGGGAGCCCGAGCTATGGAGCAAATGGTCCGAGAAATACATCAACTGGCGACAGTTGGAGATCCTCGGCCTGATGTCGAAGGGCAACTGGGCATGA
- a CDS encoding DUF5927 domain-containing protein, producing MTIGIVMLVHTALDRAEQVARHWSAAGCPVVIHCDRKVPRPAYEALCQSLSDLPGIRFATRHRCDWGGWGIVAATQTACEILLRENPDIRHVYLASGACLPLRPVQELVDYLAERPRTDFIESATTADVPWTVGGLDVERFTLRFPFSWKSSRGAFDAYVKLQRLVKFRRNIPFGLVPHMGSQWWCLSRRTLEAILHDPKRPVYDRYFRKVWIPDESYFQSLARIHSIHVESRSLTLSKFDFQGKPYIFYDDHLQLLRRSDCFVARKIWCKADRVYDTFLNDAEGAMNRTEPNPGKIDRIFSKAVERRTRGRTGLYMQSRFPNAGWENGLTGAKYSVFQGFSELFEDFEPWLTRIAGCRVHGHLFGPGDARFADDQYTISGALTAAAGLRDYAPRDFLTNLNWNTRGERQCFQFSPRANQDVTWDMARDTNAQITVISGAWAVPLFQAGGDFAKIRREAARLQKIENTFLAVLRSSHAKARTKIWTMAEFVEAPAEPLQMAIDEIGNRSGRRLSEMPRMVDLKGFGQFLQNLKNQGMHPYLMGDFPTQPIVPPVIEKIRKPYLIQK from the coding sequence GTGACCATCGGGATCGTCATGCTGGTGCATACCGCCCTGGACCGCGCCGAACAGGTGGCGCGGCACTGGAGCGCGGCCGGCTGTCCGGTGGTGATCCATTGCGACCGAAAGGTGCCCCGGCCCGCTTATGAGGCCCTTTGCCAATCCCTGTCCGACCTGCCCGGGATCCGCTTTGCCACGCGGCATCGCTGCGACTGGGGCGGCTGGGGCATCGTGGCGGCGACCCAGACCGCCTGCGAGATCCTGTTGCGGGAAAATCCCGACATCCGCCATGTCTACCTGGCCTCGGGCGCCTGTCTGCCGCTGCGTCCCGTGCAGGAGCTTGTCGACTACCTTGCCGAACGGCCGCGCACCGATTTCATCGAAAGCGCCACCACCGCGGATGTTCCCTGGACGGTCGGCGGGCTGGATGTCGAACGGTTCACTCTTCGCTTCCCGTTCTCCTGGAAATCCAGCCGTGGCGCCTTTGATGCCTACGTCAAGCTGCAGCGCCTGGTGAAATTCCGCCGCAACATCCCCTTTGGCCTGGTGCCGCATATGGGCAGCCAGTGGTGGTGCCTGTCGCGCCGCACCCTGGAGGCAATCCTGCATGACCCGAAGCGTCCGGTCTATGACCGCTATTTCCGCAAGGTCTGGATCCCGGACGAAAGCTATTTCCAATCCCTGGCCCGCATCCATTCGATCCATGTCGAAAGCCGGTCCCTGACCCTGTCGAAGTTCGACTTTCAGGGAAAGCCCTATATTTTCTACGACGACCACCTGCAGCTTCTGCGGCGTTCCGACTGCTTTGTCGCGCGCAAGATCTGGTGCAAGGCCGACCGGGTCTACGACACCTTCCTGAATGACGCCGAAGGCGCCATGAACCGGACCGAGCCCAATCCGGGCAAGATCGACCGTATCTTTTCCAAGGCGGTCGAGCGTCGAACCCGAGGCCGTACTGGCCTTTACATGCAAAGCCGGTTCCCCAATGCGGGCTGGGAAAACGGGCTGACCGGCGCAAAATATTCCGTCTTTCAGGGCTTTTCCGAACTTTTCGAGGATTTCGAGCCCTGGCTGACGCGGATCGCCGGCTGCCGGGTGCACGGGCATCTTTTCGGGCCCGGCGATGCCCGGTTTGCCGATGACCAATACACGATCAGCGGGGCGCTGACCGCCGCGGCCGGTCTTCGGGACTACGCCCCGCGTGACTTCCTGACCAACCTCAACTGGAACACGCGCGGCGAACGCCAATGTTTCCAGTTCTCGCCACGTGCAAACCAGGACGTGACCTGGGACATGGCGCGGGACACCAACGCTCAGATCACCGTGATCTCGGGCGCCTGGGCGGTGCCGCTGTTTCAGGCGGGAGGCGATTTTGCCAAGATCCGCCGCGAAGCCGCGCGCCTTCAGAAGATCGAAAACACCTTTCTCGCGGTCTTGCGATCCTCTCATGCCAAGGCGCGAACCAAGATCTGGACCATGGCGGAGTTTGTCGAAGCCCCTGCCGAACCCCTGCAGATGGCCATCGACGAGATCGGCAACCGCTCGGGGCGCCGCCTGTCCGAAATGCCCCGGATGGTGGACCTGAAGGGGTTCGGGCAGTTCCTGCAGAACCTCAAGAACCAGGGAATGCACCCCTATCTGATGGGTGATTTCCCAACCCAGCCGATCGTGCCGCCCGTCATCGAAAAGATCCGCAAGCCCTATCTCATTCAGAAGTAA
- the lptB gene encoding LPS export ABC transporter ATP-binding protein, which produces MAKAGKLAVTETTHGLQIEGLRKAYKKRVVIRDVSMTLDRGEVVALLGPNGSGKTTTFYAIAGLILPEGGRVRLDGNDVTGLPMYRRAKLGIGYLPQEMSIFRGLNVEDNIAAILDITHSDRHKRRERLEELLSEFSIEHLRRAPAMALSGGERRRVEIARCLAADPKYLLLDEPFAGVDPISVADIRHLVADLKKRGIGVLITDHNVRETLAIVDRAYILHDGTVLMSGTPEEVVENDNVRRVYLGDSFRIS; this is translated from the coding sequence ATGGCAAAGGCTGGGAAACTTGCGGTAACCGAAACCACGCACGGGTTGCAGATCGAAGGCCTGCGCAAGGCCTACAAGAAGCGCGTGGTGATCCGCGACGTGTCGATGACCCTTGATCGGGGCGAAGTCGTGGCGCTGCTGGGGCCGAACGGGTCCGGCAAGACGACGACTTTCTATGCCATCGCCGGGCTGATCCTGCCCGAAGGCGGGCGCGTCAGGCTGGACGGCAATGATGTGACCGGCCTGCCGATGTATCGTCGCGCCAAGCTGGGCATCGGCTATTTGCCGCAGGAAATGTCGATTTTCCGTGGTCTCAACGTCGAAGACAATATTGCCGCGATCCTCGACATCACCCATTCGGACCGCCACAAGCGTCGTGAACGGCTGGAAGAGCTGCTGTCGGAATTTTCCATCGAACACCTGCGCCGCGCCCCTGCCATGGCGCTGTCCGGAGGCGAACGCCGCCGGGTCGAGATCGCCCGTTGCCTGGCCGCCGACCCCAAGTACCTGCTGCTGGACGAACCCTTTGCCGGGGTCGATCCGATCTCGGTCGCCGATATCCGGCACCTGGTCGCGGACCTGAAGAAGCGCGGGATCGGAGTGCTGATCACCGACCACAACGTGCGCGAGACGCTGGCCATCGTCGACCGCGCCTATATCCTGCATGACGGAACGGTGCTGATGTCGGGCACCCCCGAAGAAGTCGTGGAAAACGACAACGTCCGCCGCGTCTACCTGGGTGATAGTTTCAGGATCAGCTGA
- a CDS encoding glycosyltransferase family 4 protein, whose amino-acid sequence MPGTGTGQAITTADHPPRAAGVGPARLLDVTRLASRAGRVQTGIDRVEAAWLDALLANEAPLWGLARIAAGYVLLDRAGLQALRDRLIGAAPWGRPHPLFRLARRLTLQQQGAQSDLWRAARVTCLRAGLGAMLRRHLPAGLIYLNIGHSNLTPRVMQAVRGVPQARVTVFLHDTIPLDFPQFQRPGSVARFRALLDSATQADLILCNSRATEADLRRHMPAPPAIHAVPLGVTMPAPDPAALTTQCPQMPPKAPYFLVTGTIEPRKNHALLLDVWQALADKLPEDHMPALLICGSRGWANEALFHRLDTSPLMGRHVFELPGLDDSALAALTAGARACLFPSLAEGYGLPAAEAAAAGRPLICSDLAVLREILKDYPVYLPASDLRGWTETIEEQVKQGTGIVNSSISGHHYRPHGWRDHFFVALKLT is encoded by the coding sequence ATGCCTGGAACTGGCACAGGACAGGCCATTACGACGGCTGACCACCCCCCCCGCGCTGCGGGTGTGGGGCCCGCGCGACTGCTGGACGTCACGCGTCTGGCAAGCCGCGCGGGCCGTGTGCAGACCGGGATAGACCGGGTCGAGGCGGCCTGGCTGGACGCGCTTCTGGCAAACGAGGCCCCGCTTTGGGGTCTGGCGCGGATCGCGGCGGGCTATGTGCTGCTGGATCGCGCCGGGTTGCAGGCCCTGCGCGACCGGCTGATCGGGGCGGCGCCCTGGGGGCGGCCGCATCCGCTGTTCCGGCTGGCGCGGCGGCTGACATTGCAACAACAGGGTGCCCAGTCGGATCTTTGGCGCGCGGCACGGGTCACCTGCCTGCGGGCCGGTCTGGGGGCGATGCTGCGGCGGCATCTGCCGGCAGGCCTCATCTATCTGAACATCGGCCACAGCAACCTGACGCCGCGGGTGATGCAGGCGGTTCGCGGGGTGCCGCAGGCCCGCGTGACGGTCTTTCTGCACGACACGATCCCGCTCGATTTTCCACAATTCCAGCGGCCCGGATCGGTCGCGCGGTTCCGCGCCCTTTTGGACAGCGCCACGCAGGCCGACCTGATCCTGTGCAATTCCCGCGCCACCGAAGCCGACCTGCGCCGCCACATGCCCGCGCCACCGGCGATCCATGCGGTGCCTCTGGGGGTCACGATGCCAGCGCCGGATCCGGCCGCCCTGACCACCCAGTGCCCTCAGATGCCGCCCAAGGCACCGTATTTCTTGGTGACCGGCACGATCGAGCCACGCAAGAACCATGCGCTGCTTCTGGATGTCTGGCAGGCCCTGGCCGACAAACTGCCCGAGGATCACATGCCCGCGCTGCTGATCTGCGGCAGCCGTGGCTGGGCCAACGAGGCGTTGTTTCACCGGCTGGATACATCGCCCCTGATGGGGCGGCATGTCTTTGAACTGCCCGGGCTTGACGACAGCGCGCTGGCAGCGCTGACCGCAGGCGCGCGGGCCTGCCTGTTTCCCAGCCTCGCCGAAGGCTATGGCCTGCCCGCCGCCGAAGCCGCCGCCGCCGGGCGCCCCCTGATTTGTTCAGATCTCGCCGTCCTGCGTGAGATCCTGAAAGACTACCCCGTCTACCTGCCGGCCAGCGATCTTCGCGGCTGGACGGAAACCATTGAAGAACAAGTGAAACAGGGCACGGGTATTGTGAATTCCTCAATCTCCGGCCATCACTATCGCCCGCATGGGTGGCGCGATCATTTCTTTGTTGCCTTGAAGTTGACTTGA
- a CDS encoding nodulation protein NodH has product MQDFDYFTVFAEMRTGSNFLEANLNALKDVFCRGEAFNPHFIGYPNRDDCLGVDKVTRDGDPALLLGALRAAPGVNGFRYFHDHDARVFDMVVPDRRCAKVVLTRNPLDSYISWKIARATDQWKLTDVRRRRSEPAVFDAAEFSVFLSRLQAFQLRLTGALQRSGQTAFYLAYEDLQDLEVMNGLAAFLGTGSRLSALDQSLKIQNPGPLNQKVANFDEMQKAIADLDPFNLTRTPNFEPRRGPQVPSFVAAPDLPLLYMPMRGGPEAEVTDWLAQRSGGAGSLLRDFTQKDLRKWKRQRPGHRSFTVLRHPYARAHAVFCDKILGTGPGSYSEIRKILRQRYKLPLPQPNDPAPSLTEHRALFAGFLDFLSANLAGQTEVRVDACWATQSAVLEGMAKFTLPDHLIREDEMTTALPALARSLGGSDHAPTQARPDQPFSLAEVHEPALEARAGDVYQRDYMLFGFPKWKPRKGAAH; this is encoded by the coding sequence ATGCAAGATTTTGACTACTTTACCGTCTTCGCCGAGATGCGAACCGGATCGAATTTTCTCGAAGCCAACCTGAACGCGCTGAAGGATGTCTTCTGCCGGGGGGAGGCCTTCAATCCGCATTTCATCGGCTATCCCAACCGCGACGATTGCCTTGGGGTGGACAAGGTAACGCGGGACGGCGACCCGGCACTGCTGCTGGGGGCGCTGCGGGCGGCTCCGGGGGTGAACGGGTTCCGCTATTTCCACGATCATGACGCGCGGGTCTTCGACATGGTGGTGCCGGACCGGCGCTGTGCAAAGGTGGTGCTGACGCGCAACCCGCTGGACAGCTACATCAGCTGGAAGATCGCCCGCGCCACGGATCAATGGAAGTTGACCGATGTGCGCCGTCGCCGGTCCGAACCGGCGGTCTTCGATGCCGCGGAATTCTCGGTCTTCCTGTCCAGGTTGCAGGCCTTCCAGCTGCGCCTGACCGGGGCCTTGCAACGCAGCGGGCAGACTGCTTTTTACCTTGCATACGAGGATCTTCAGGACCTTGAGGTGATGAACGGCCTCGCGGCGTTTCTGGGGACCGGATCGCGTCTGTCGGCGCTTGATCAAAGCCTCAAGATCCAGAACCCGGGCCCGCTGAACCAGAAGGTCGCCAATTTCGACGAGATGCAGAAGGCCATCGCGGATCTCGATCCGTTCAACCTGACCCGCACGCCGAATTTCGAACCCCGACGCGGCCCGCAGGTGCCGTCTTTCGTCGCCGCGCCGGATCTGCCCCTGCTTTACATGCCGATGCGCGGTGGCCCCGAGGCCGAAGTCACGGATTGGCTGGCCCAACGCAGCGGCGGTGCGGGCAGCCTGCTGCGCGACTTTACCCAGAAGGACCTGCGCAAGTGGAAGCGTCAGCGACCGGGGCACCGCAGCTTTACTGTCCTGCGCCATCCTTACGCGCGGGCCCATGCAGTCTTTTGCGACAAGATCCTCGGCACCGGGCCAGGCAGCTATTCCGAGATCCGCAAGATCCTGCGCCAGCGTTACAAGCTGCCCTTGCCACAACCGAACGACCCCGCGCCCAGCCTGACCGAACATCGCGCGCTGTTCGCCGGTTTCCTTGATTTCCTGTCGGCCAATCTGGCCGGTCAGACCGAAGTCCGCGTCGATGCCTGCTGGGCCACGCAAAGCGCGGTTCTGGAAGGAATGGCGAAGTTCACCCTGCCGGATCACCTGATCCGCGAAGACGAAATGACAACCGCCTTGCCAGCCCTGGCGCGATCACTGGGCGGTTCTGACCATGCCCCCACCCAGGCGCGGCCAGATCAGCCGTTTTCCCTGGCCGAGGTCCATGAACCGGCGCTGGAGGCCAGGGCGGGGGATGTCTATCAGCGCGACTACATGTTGTTCGGGTTCCCGAAGTGGAAGCCGCGCAAGGGTGCCGCCCATTGA
- a CDS encoding glycosyltransferase family 2 protein yields the protein MKMPEVSVIVVSRNRPQALAHCLTGLARLAYPAYEIIVVADPGGIVALQARSEAVDVLCLPFERPNISEARNLGLAHARGEILAFLDDDSVPEPGWLAHLVRAFDAPQVVAATGFVRGRDGVRFQSRAAAVGAHGLDEPLQVDPARITLLTATPGRGVKMEGTNMAFRREVLEDIGGFDPGFPFYMDDTDLALRLAQRGAVTAIVPLAEVHHARAAGPQRAADRGPRDLSQVGRSTGYFLAKHCPAAKIPKALAAHREDRRRGLVAHMIAGRIEPPALRRLLRQFDGGARAGLEQTETPVAQMYQPNRNAEPCVVREFRPYRSRRQGAPLCLLSSRIARRRNLARADQMAAEGRPVSLFIFSPSFFCHKVRMTSAGAWVQEGGVFGRSLRSGHGSKIWRYRSRFLREMRRISEQRWNDRVG from the coding sequence ATGAAGATGCCTGAGGTCAGCGTGATCGTGGTCAGCCGCAACAGACCGCAGGCGCTGGCGCATTGCCTGACCGGGCTGGCTCGGCTGGCCTATCCTGCCTACGAGATCATCGTGGTGGCGGATCCCGGCGGGATTGTCGCGCTTCAGGCGCGCAGCGAAGCGGTCGACGTGCTTTGCCTGCCCTTCGAGCGGCCCAATATCTCCGAGGCGCGCAATCTTGGCCTGGCCCATGCCCGCGGCGAAATCCTGGCTTTCCTCGACGATGATTCGGTGCCCGAACCGGGTTGGTTGGCTCATCTGGTGCGCGCCTTCGATGCGCCGCAGGTGGTCGCGGCAACCGGGTTCGTGCGGGGCCGCGACGGGGTGCGTTTTCAATCCCGCGCGGCGGCTGTGGGGGCACACGGCCTGGATGAACCGCTTCAGGTCGATCCGGCGCGCATCACCCTGCTGACCGCCACGCCGGGGCGCGGGGTGAAGATGGAAGGCACCAACATGGCCTTCCGTCGCGAGGTTCTGGAGGATATCGGCGGATTTGATCCCGGTTTCCCCTTCTACATGGACGACACCGACCTTGCCTTGCGGTTGGCACAGCGCGGCGCGGTCACTGCGATCGTGCCCCTGGCCGAGGTGCATCACGCCCGCGCAGCCGGCCCGCAACGGGCGGCGGATCGCGGCCCCAGAGACTTGTCTCAGGTAGGGCGCAGCACCGGGTATTTCCTTGCGAAACATTGCCCCGCGGCGAAAATTCCCAAGGCCCTCGCCGCCCATAGGGAAGACCGCCGACGCGGGCTTGTGGCCCATATGATCGCCGGTCGGATCGAACCGCCGGCCCTGCGCCGCCTGCTGCGGCAGTTCGACGGCGGAGCCAGGGCGGGTCTGGAACAGACCGAAACACCTGTCGCGCAGATGTATCAACCGAACCGGAACGCCGAGCCCTGCGTCGTGCGTGAATTCCGACCTTATCGGTCCCGGCGTCAGGGTGCGCCGCTGTGCCTTCTTTCGTCCCGGATCGCCCGCCGCCGCAACCTTGCCCGCGCCGACCAGATGGCGGCAGAGGGCCGCCCGGTATCACTGTTTATCTTTTCGCCGTCGTTCTTCTGCCATAAGGTCAGGATGACTTCGGCCGGCGCCTGGGTTCAGGAGGGAGGCGTTTTCGGCAGGAGCCTCAGATCTGGCCATGGCTCGAAAATTTGGCGCTATCGCAGCAGATTTCTGCGCGAAATGAGGCGAATCTCTGAACAGCGGTGGAACGATCGCGTCGGTTAG